In the Helicobacter pylori genome, one interval contains:
- a CDS encoding DNA translocase FtsK — protein MKSKKLYLALIIGVLLAFLTLSSWLGNSGLVGRFGVWFAAINKKYFGYLSFINLPYLAWVLFLLYKTKNPFTEIVLEKTLGHLLGILSLLFLQSSLLNQGEIGNSVRLFLRPFIGDFGLYALITLMLVISYLILFKLPPKSVFYPYMNKTQNLLKEIYKQCLQAFSPNFSLKKEGFENTPSDSQKKETKNEKEKENLKENPIDENHKAPNEESFLAIPTPYHTTLNDSEPQEGLVQISPHPPTHYTIYPKRNRFDDLTNPTNPPLKEPKQETKEREPTLTKETLTPTTPKPATLKPIMPTPIMPASAPNLENDNKTENHNTPNHPKKEESPQENAQEEMIEETIKENLKEEEKETQNAPSFSPLTPTSTKKPVMVKELSENKEILDGLDYGEVQKPKDYELPTTQLLNAVCLKETSLDENEIDQKIQDLLSKLRTFKIDGDIIRTYSGPIVTTFEFRPAPNVKVSRILGLSDDLAMTLCAESIRIQAPIKGKDVVGIEIPNSQSQIIYLREILESELFQKSSSPLTLALGKDIVGNPFITDLKKLPHLLIAGTTGSGKSVGVNAMILSLLYKNPPDQLKLVMIDPKMVEFSIYADIPHLLTPIITDPKKAIGALQSVAKEMERRYSLMSEYKVKTIDSYNEQAPNNGVEAFPYLIVVIDELADLMMTGGKEAEFPIARIAQMGRASGLHLIVATQRPSVDVVTGLIKTNLPSRVSFRVGTKIDSKVILDTDGAQSLLGRGDMLFTPPGTNGLVRLHAPFATEDEIKKIVDFIKAQKEVEYDKDFLLEESRMPLDTPNYQGDDILERAKAVILEKKITSTSFLQRQLKIGYNQAATITDELEAQGFLSPRNAKGNREILQNF, from the coding sequence ATGAAATCTAAAAAACTTTATTTGGCTTTAATCATAGGGGTTTTATTAGCGTTTTTAACCCTATCTTCATGGCTGGGTAATAGCGGTTTAGTGGGGCGTTTTGGGGTGTGGTTTGCCGCAATCAATAAAAAATATTTTGGGTATCTTTCATTCATTAATTTACCCTATTTAGCGTGGGTTTTATTCCTTTTATACAAGACTAAAAACCCTTTTACAGAAATCGTTTTAGAAAAAACTTTAGGGCATCTATTAGGCATTTTATCTTTGCTTTTTTTACAATCTAGCCTGTTGAATCAAGGGGAAATCGGCAACAGCGTGCGTTTGTTTTTACGCCCTTTTATAGGGGACTTTGGGCTTTATGCACTGATAACGCTCATGCTAGTCATCTCTTATTTGATTTTATTCAAACTACCCCCTAAAAGCGTTTTTTATCCTTATATGAACAAAACACAAAACCTTTTAAAAGAGATTTACAAACAATGCTTACAGGCTTTTAGCCCTAATTTTAGCCTGAAAAAAGAAGGTTTTGAAAACACCCCATCAGATTCTCAAAAAAAAGAAACTAAAAATGAGAAAGAAAAAGAAAACCTCAAAGAAAACCCCATTGATGAAAACCACAAAGCCCCCAACGAAGAATCGTTTTTAGCGATCCCTACCCCCTATCACACGACTTTAAATGATTCAGAACCGCAAGAAGGCTTGGTTCAAATTTCCCCACACCCCCCTACCCATTACACCATTTACCCTAAAAGAAACCGATTTGATGATTTGACTAACCCCACTAACCCCCCTTTAAAAGAACCTAAGCAAGAAACCAAAGAAAGAGAACCCACGCTTACAAAAGAAACTCTTACGCCCACCACGCCCAAACCTGCCACACTCAAACCTATCATGCCCACACCCATCATGCCCGCATCTGCACCCAACCTAGAAAATGATAACAAAACAGAAAACCACAACACCCCCAACCACCCTAAAAAAGAAGAAAGCCCACAAGAAAACGCGCAAGAAGAAATGATAGAAGAAACGATAAAAGAAAATCTCAAAGAAGAAGAAAAAGAAACGCAAAACGCTCCAAGCTTTAGCCCACTAACCCCCACAAGCACTAAAAAACCCGTTATGGTTAAAGAATTGAGCGAAAATAAAGAGATATTAGACGGATTGGATTATGGTGAAGTGCAAAAACCCAAAGATTATGAGCTTCCCACCACGCAATTATTGAATGCGGTTTGTTTGAAAGAAACTTCTTTAGACGAAAACGAGATTGATCAAAAAATTCAGGATTTATTGAGCAAACTGCGTACCTTTAAAATTGATGGCGATATTATCCGCACTTATTCAGGCCCTATTGTAACCACTTTTGAATTCCGCCCAGCTCCCAATGTTAAGGTGAGCCGTATTTTAGGCTTGAGCGATGATTTAGCGATGACTTTATGCGCTGAATCCATTCGCATTCAAGCCCCTATTAAAGGTAAAGATGTCGTTGGCATTGAAATCCCTAACAGCCAAAGCCAAATTATTTATTTAAGAGAAATTCTAGAAAGCGAATTGTTTCAAAAATCCAGCTCGCCTCTAACTCTAGCTTTAGGCAAAGACATTGTGGGTAACCCTTTCATCACGGATTTAAAAAAGCTCCCTCACTTGCTCATTGCCGGCACGACAGGAAGCGGTAAGAGCGTGGGCGTGAATGCGATGATTTTATCCTTACTTTATAAAAACCCCCCTGATCAACTCAAATTAGTGATGATCGATCCCAAAATGGTAGAATTTAGCATTTATGCGGACATCCCTCATTTACTCACGCCCATTATCACAGACCCTAAAAAAGCTATTGGGGCTTTACAAAGCGTGGCTAAAGAAATGGAGCGCCGGTATTCTTTAATGAGCGAATACAAGGTTAAAACCATTGATTCTTATAATGAACAAGCCCCAAATAACGGCGTTGAAGCGTTCCCTTATTTGATTGTGGTGATTGATGAATTAGCGGATTTGATGATGACAGGGGGCAAAGAAGCGGAGTTTCCTATCGCTAGAATCGCTCAAATGGGGCGAGCGAGCGGCTTGCACCTCATTGTAGCGACCCAACGCCCAAGCGTGGATGTCGTAACCGGCTTGATTAAAACCAACTTGCCTTCAAGGGTGAGTTTTAGGGTAGGCACTAAGATTGATTCTAAAGTGATTTTAGACACCGATGGGGCGCAAAGCTTGCTAGGAAGGGGCGATATGCTCTTTACCCCTCCAGGAACAAACGGGTTAGTGCGCTTGCATGCCCCCTTTGCCACTGAAGATGAAATCAAAAAAATCGTGGATTTTATTAAAGCCCAAAAAGAAGTGGAATATGATAAAGATTTCTTGCTAGAAGAATCGCGCATGCCTTTAGACACCCCTAACTATCAAGGCGATGACATTCTAGAAAGGGCTAAAGCGGTGATTTTAGAAAAAAAGATCACTTCTACGAGTTTTTTACAACGCCAATTAAAAATCGGCTACAACCAAGCCGCCACCATTACTGACGAATTAGAAGCTCAAGGCTTTTTATCCCCAAGAAACGCCAAAGGCAACAGAGAGATTTTGCAAAATTTTTAG
- a CDS encoding PD-(D/E)XK nuclease family protein, producing MNLEKLFLEKTPLFVFSSTRRLKHFYLEQGEGFLPSTMSMGNFFEQAFYIPNKKKIPKNARQILMIDTIKAIAKEKKSILEGLLLFENSFLGYLESTSFLFDLFDELSSACIKLNELSSKDIYLDYEKHLEVLEMIYNRYIKKLEELGFYDKIMQEKPTILKEFFEHFSSIEWYLDGFMSVFERQCLLEVAELVPITLHLSCDKYNQKFLEFLNLKLETDCDYSIDFKTQKILSQTFNDQKIEPKLYANSSYLKQGALVLQTIEEYLQKDNDPNKMAIITPNADFLPFLKLLDKNNNLNFAMGLGAKNSPYYTELVKILEDLQTSDCNSSESALLDLESLTLPLLEQQSSKEKAPLKEVHSQIMHQYHLLKDTLKNYSLKDLLHLYLQEFEANFRLDDSSGGKIRVMDTLETRGMQFDKIVIVDFNETCVPSLKDCDLFLNSALRKSLNLPTLLDKKNLQKHYYYQLFKNSKEITLSYVESETSKASNMLLELNLHIEPIKDAYTLFATAPLKGYQEEEIKAAIPKDFSFSASSLNAFLTCKRRFYYHYMKRFKESPKDENNSAVGSLLHELLKEAYEKDKNPYVLEERLIQFLETRENITPKERLDTLVALKKIQAFYLKEKERFNTKIKILDLEKSFETAIQGVIFKGRIDRIDKTADNEIILLDYKFKNDLKLDNMSEKQRKSLSPIEIAQISTDYQMAIYAFALKNLGYKGPIKAFFYDLRKGELLEEDELVLQAKMDHLEFSLIPKLKQEIDFEKTLEVKDCEYCSFKDMCNR from the coding sequence ATGAACTTAGAAAAACTTTTTTTAGAAAAAACCCCCCTATTTGTTTTTAGCTCCACCAGGCGTTTAAAACATTTCTATTTAGAGCAAGGCGAAGGGTTTTTGCCTAGTACGATGAGCATGGGGAATTTTTTTGAACAGGCTTTTTACATCCCCAATAAAAAGAAAATCCCTAAAAACGCGCGCCAAATTTTAATGATAGACACCATTAAAGCCATCGCTAAAGAAAAAAAATCCATTCTTGAAGGGCTTTTGCTTTTTGAAAACAGCTTTTTAGGGTATTTGGAAAGCACCTCTTTTTTGTTTGATTTGTTTGATGAGTTAAGCTCTGCTTGTATCAAACTCAATGAACTTTCTTCTAAAGACATTTACTTGGATTATGAAAAGCATTTAGAAGTTTTAGAAATGATTTATAATCGTTACATTAAAAAGCTAGAAGAATTAGGCTTTTATGACAAAATCATGCAAGAAAAGCCCACGATTTTAAAAGAATTTTTTGAGCATTTTTCCTCCATTGAATGGTATTTAGACGGCTTTATGAGCGTTTTTGAAAGGCAATGCCTATTAGAAGTGGCGGAGTTAGTGCCTATCACTTTACATTTGTCATGCGATAAATACAACCAAAAATTCTTGGAATTTCTCAATCTCAAATTAGAAACAGATTGCGATTATTCCATTGATTTTAAAACCCAAAAGATCCTTTCTCAAACTTTTAATGATCAAAAAATAGAGCCAAAGCTTTATGCTAACTCCAGTTATTTAAAACAAGGCGCTTTAGTTTTACAAACCATAGAAGAATATTTGCAAAAAGATAACGACCCTAATAAAATGGCGATCATCACGCCTAATGCGGATTTTTTACCTTTTTTAAAACTCTTAGACAAAAACAACAATTTGAATTTTGCGATGGGATTAGGGGCTAAAAACAGCCCTTATTATACAGAGCTTGTAAAAATCTTAGAAGATTTACAAACAAGCGATTGTAATTCAAGTGAGTCTGCTCTATTGGATTTGGAAAGCCTTACGCTCCCGCTTTTAGAACAACAAAGCTCTAAAGAAAAAGCGCCCTTAAAAGAAGTGCATTCTCAAATCATGCACCAGTATCATCTTCTAAAAGACACGCTTAAAAACTACAGCCTTAAAGATTTATTGCATTTGTATTTGCAAGAATTTGAAGCCAACTTCCGCTTAGACGATTCTAGTGGGGGCAAAATACGAGTCATGGACACTTTAGAGACAAGGGGCATGCAATTTGATAAAATCGTTATTGTGGATTTCAATGAAACTTGTGTGCCAAGCCTTAAAGATTGCGATTTGTTTTTAAACTCTGCCTTAAGAAAATCGCTCAACCTCCCCACTTTATTGGATAAGAAAAATTTGCAAAAACACTATTACTACCAGCTCTTTAAAAACTCTAAAGAAATAACACTTTCTTATGTAGAGAGCGAAACTTCAAAAGCCTCTAACATGCTTTTGGAATTAAATTTGCACATAGAGCCTATCAAAGACGCTTACACGCTTTTTGCAACAGCCCCTTTAAAAGGCTACCAAGAAGAAGAAATCAAAGCCGCTATCCCTAAAGATTTTAGCTTTAGCGCTAGCTCATTAAACGCTTTTTTAACTTGCAAGCGCCGTTTTTACTACCACTACATGAAGCGCTTCAAAGAAAGCCCTAAAGACGAAAATAATAGCGCTGTGGGCAGTTTGCTCCATGAGTTATTGAAAGAAGCTTATGAAAAAGACAAAAACCCTTATGTATTAGAAGAGAGACTCATTCAGTTCTTAGAAACAAGAGAAAACATTACCCCTAAAGAGCGTTTAGACACTCTTGTAGCACTCAAAAAAATCCAGGCTTTTTATCTTAAAGAAAAAGAACGCTTTAATACAAAAATCAAAATCCTTGATCTTGAAAAAAGCTTTGAAACGGCCATTCAAGGCGTTATTTTTAAGGGGCGTATAGACAGGATTGACAAAACGGCTGACAATGAGATTATTTTATTGGATTACAAATTCAAAAACGATTTGAAATTAGACAACATGAGCGAAAAACAACGAAAAAGCTTAAGCCCCATAGAAATCGCTCAAATCAGCACCGATTACCAAATGGCTATCTATGCGTTTGCCCTTAAAAATCTGGGCTACAAAGGGCCTATAAAAGCCTTTTTTTATGATTTGAGAAAGGGCGAGTTACTAGAAGAAGACGAGCTTGTTTTACAGGCTAAAATGGATCATTTGGAATTTTCTCTTATCCCCAAACTCAAGCAAGAAATTGATTTTGAAAAAACTTTAGAGGTTAAAGATTGTGAATATTGCTCTTTTAAAGACATGTGCAACCGATGA
- the tkt gene encoding transketolase, which translates to MRLSNADLERLKSMANTLRFLCADMIDKANSGHPGVCLGLADVMVVLSLHLNLNPINPKWLNRDRLVFSGGHASALAYSLLHLWGFDLSLEDLKRFRQLHSKTPGHPELHHTEGIEITTGPLGQGFANAVGFSMASQYAQNLLDKEAISHKVYCLCGDGDLQEGISYESASLAGHLRLDNLIVIYDSNQISIEGAINISFSEQVKMRFLAQNWEVLECDGHDYQAINDALEEAKKSHKPTLVIAHTIIGKGAIGLEGSEKTHGSPLNKEVLKQSKENAQINPNESFIISPKNKMHFEEVKVRGISLEALWEKSLSPKTKEKIHALKNFDFNTIHYPTFKKGESLATRVSNGMILNAIAKECEGFLGGSADLAPSNNTQLKHSGDFPLGQNLHFGIREHAMGAITNALAAYGLLVPFCATFFVFSDYLMPSIRLSALMKLKALFIFTHDSIGVGEDGATHQPIEQLSHLRALPNFYAFRPSDAFENKACMQIALSLNAPSALILSRQNLPVLDEVSKEQVLKGAYVKHHSKDPIITLVASGSEVSLALESAKILERENIPTQVVSTPCFDLLIEQDESYLKELFKGKILVIEASRAIEWYRFADKIIGMDSFGSSAKGDKLFEKFGFSVENITIQAKRLLNA; encoded by the coding sequence ATGCGATTGAGTAACGCTGACTTAGAACGATTAAAAAGCATGGCCAACACGCTTCGCTTTTTGTGTGCGGATATGATAGATAAGGCTAATAGCGGGCATCCGGGCGTGTGCTTAGGGCTGGCTGATGTGATGGTGGTTTTAAGCTTGCACCTTAATCTAAACCCCATTAACCCTAAATGGCTCAATAGGGACAGGTTGGTTTTTAGCGGAGGGCATGCGAGCGCGTTAGCGTATAGTTTGTTGCATTTGTGGGGCTTTGATTTGAGTTTAGAAGATTTAAAGCGTTTCAGGCAATTACACTCTAAAACCCCAGGACACCCCGAATTGCACCACACCGAAGGCATTGAAATCACCACAGGCCCTTTAGGGCAAGGTTTTGCTAACGCTGTGGGCTTTAGCATGGCGAGCCAATACGCTCAAAATCTTTTAGATAAAGAAGCCATTTCTCATAAAGTCTATTGCTTGTGTGGGGATGGGGATTTGCAAGAAGGCATTAGCTATGAGAGCGCTTCTTTAGCCGGGCACCTTCGCCTTGATAACCTCATCGTGATTTATGATAGTAATCAGATAAGCATTGAAGGTGCTATTAATATTAGTTTTAGCGAACAGGTTAAAATGCGTTTTTTAGCACAAAATTGGGAAGTGCTAGAATGCGATGGGCATGACTATCAAGCGATTAATGATGCTTTAGAAGAAGCCAAAAAATCCCATAAACCCACGCTTGTAATCGCTCATACGATTATTGGTAAGGGGGCTATTGGCTTAGAGGGGAGTGAAAAAACGCATGGCTCGCCTTTAAATAAAGAAGTGTTAAAACAATCCAAAGAAAACGCTCAAATCAATCCTAATGAAAGCTTTATCATTAGCCCAAAAAACAAAATGCATTTTGAAGAAGTGAAAGTTAGGGGTATTAGTTTAGAAGCTTTATGGGAAAAATCCTTAAGCCCTAAAACAAAAGAAAAAATCCATGCGTTGAAGAATTTTGATTTTAACACCATCCATTACCCCACTTTTAAAAAAGGCGAATCTCTAGCCACGAGAGTGAGTAACGGCATGATTTTAAACGCTATCGCTAAAGAATGCGAAGGCTTTTTGGGAGGGAGCGCGGATTTAGCCCCGTCTAATAACACGCAGTTAAAACATTCTGGCGATTTTCCTTTAGGGCAAAACTTGCATTTTGGGATCAGAGAGCATGCCATGGGGGCTATCACTAACGCTTTAGCGGCGTATGGCTTGTTGGTGCCTTTTTGCGCGACCTTTTTTGTGTTTAGCGATTATTTAATGCCTAGCATTCGTTTGAGCGCTTTAATGAAATTAAAAGCCCTTTTTATATTCACGCATGACAGCATTGGCGTGGGCGAAGACGGGGCGACGCACCAGCCCATAGAGCAATTGAGCCATTTACGTGCTTTGCCTAATTTTTATGCTTTCAGGCCTAGCGATGCTTTTGAAAATAAGGCTTGCATGCAAATAGCGTTAAGTTTAAACGCTCCTAGTGCTCTTATTTTATCGCGCCAGAATTTGCCCGTGCTAGATGAAGTTTCTAAAGAGCAGGTTTTAAAAGGGGCATATGTTAAACACCACTCTAAAGATCCCATTATCACGCTTGTTGCGAGCGGGAGCGAGGTCTCTTTGGCTTTAGAGAGCGCTAAAATTTTAGAGCGAGAAAATATTCCCACTCAAGTGGTGAGCACGCCATGCTTTGATTTATTGATAGAGCAAGATGAAAGCTATCTTAAAGAACTCTTTAAGGGTAAAATCTTAGTGATTGAAGCGAGCCGTGCGATAGAGTGGTATCGTTTTGCGGATAAAATCATTGGCATGGATTCTTTTGGGAGCTCAGCAAAGGGCGATAAACTCTTTGAAAAATTTGGCTTTAGCGTTGAAAACATTACCATTCAAGCGAAAAGGTTACTCAACGCATGA
- a CDS encoding bifunctional riboflavin kinase/FAD synthetase, translated as MLNFLSISSEPEIKSLAIGKFDGLHLGHQALFKELKDPKALLIIEKKYYTKGYLTPLKYRAKLVGMPLFFVYLEEISQLNALEFLDLLKKKFPNLERLVVGYDFRFGHERQNDALFLKERFEKTIIVPEVKIQEISVHSKIIKLALSHGDLLLANKLLGRPYEVCGEVISDQGLGHKELVPTLNIKTKDFILPSFGVYASLVKIKDQVYQKSVSFIGNRLSADQHFAIECHVLDTIIENPPKEIALRWVQKIRDNMRFSSLKELKNQIQQDILMAKEILR; from the coding sequence ATGTTGAATTTTTTATCCATTTCAAGCGAGCCTGAGATTAAAAGCCTAGCTATCGGTAAATTTGATGGCTTGCATCTAGGGCATCAAGCCCTTTTTAAGGAATTAAAAGACCCTAAAGCCCTTTTAATCATAGAAAAAAAATATTACACTAAAGGCTATTTAACCCCCCTAAAATACCGCGCTAAACTCGTGGGCATGCCTTTATTTTTTGTGTATTTAGAAGAAATTTCACAATTAAACGCCCTAGAATTTTTAGATCTTTTAAAAAAGAAATTCCCTAATTTAGAACGCCTAGTGGTGGGCTATGATTTCAGGTTTGGGCATGAAAGACAAAATGACGCTTTATTCTTAAAAGAGCGTTTTGAAAAAACCATCATTGTGCCTGAAGTGAAAATCCAAGAAATTAGCGTGCATTCTAAAATCATCAAACTAGCCCTAAGTCATGGCGACTTACTTTTAGCTAACAAGCTCTTAGGCAGGCCTTATGAAGTGTGCGGGGAAGTCATTAGCGATCAAGGCTTAGGGCATAAAGAATTAGTGCCTACTTTAAATATCAAAACTAAAGATTTTATCCTCCCTAGTTTTGGGGTGTATGCGAGTTTAGTGAAAATAAAAGATCAGGTTTATCAAAAAAGCGTGAGTTTTATAGGCAATCGCTTAAGTGCGGATCAACATTTCGCCATAGAATGCCATGTTCTTGATACTATCATAGAAAACCCGCCTAAAGAAATCGCTTTGCGTTGGGTTCAAAAAATACGAGACAACATGCGTTTTTCTTCTTTAAAAGAGCTTAAAAATCAGATCCAACAAGACATCTTAATGGCCAAAGAGATTTTGAGATAA
- a CDS encoding TlyA family RNA methyltransferase, with amino-acid sequence MRLDYALFNQHLANSREKAKALVLKNQVLVNKMVVSKPSFMVREGDKIELIATNLFVSRAGEKLAAFLEDHFIDFKEKVVLDVGASKGGFSQVALLKGAKKVLCVDVGKMQLDENLRNDTRIECYEKCDIRGFKTPETIDLVLCDVSFISLYCILEAILPLSGEFLALFKPQFEVGRATKRNKKGVVMDKEAILNALENFKNHLKTKDFQILKIQESLVKGKNGNVEFFIHFKRA; translated from the coding sequence ATGCGCTTAGATTACGCTTTATTCAACCAGCATTTAGCAAATAGCAGAGAAAAAGCTAAAGCGTTGGTTTTAAAAAATCAGGTTTTAGTCAATAAAATGGTGGTTTCTAAACCCTCTTTTATGGTGAGGGAGGGCGATAAGATTGAACTCATTGCTACAAATCTATTTGTTAGCAGGGCTGGGGAAAAATTAGCGGCTTTTTTAGAAGATCACTTTATAGATTTTAAAGAAAAAGTGGTTTTAGATGTGGGAGCGAGTAAGGGGGGCTTTAGTCAAGTGGCTCTTTTAAAAGGGGCTAAAAAGGTGCTTTGCGTGGATGTGGGGAAAATGCAATTAGATGAAAATTTAAGGAACGATACACGCATAGAATGTTATGAAAAATGCGATATTAGAGGGTTTAAAACGCCAGAAACAATTGATTTAGTGCTTTGCGATGTGAGCTTTATTTCTTTATATTGTATTTTAGAAGCGATTTTGCCTTTAAGCGGTGAATTTTTAGCGCTTTTCAAACCGCAATTTGAAGTGGGCAGAGCCACAAAACGCAATAAAAAGGGGGTGGTAATGGATAAAGAAGCCATTTTAAACGCTTTAGAAAACTTTAAAAACCATTTAAAAACAAAAGACTTTCAAATCTTAAAAATCCAAGAAAGCTTAGTGAAAGGGAAAAACGGGAATGTTGAATTTTTTATCCATTTCAAGCGAGCCTGA
- the pyrB gene encoding aspartate carbamoyltransferase, which yields MPKKCRHLLQTSDLSLDEIKLLLKKASVYANDFNAVSLEIKEKMQNKIIVALFFENSTRTVSSFEIASLRLGAKIVKLNMQTSSASKGETLTDTFKNIHAMQPDAIITRHAFSSAPFKLAEFSQCPLINAGSGVSAHPTQALLDLLTLYQHFGSLENLKGKKIAFIGDVKNSRVANSNIKLLQRLGLEIMLCAPSSMLPSVSLKTTHNIEEAIEFADILMSLRTQTERHNAPIFASLKDYGNAYCITQKRLEAHAKNKEIIILHPGPVHRDIDIESAVLEDKRSKVLEQVKNGVAMRMAVLEFLLLD from the coding sequence ATGCCAAAAAAATGCCGACACTTGCTCCAAACTAGCGATTTAAGCCTAGATGAAATCAAGCTTTTATTAAAAAAAGCGAGCGTTTATGCGAACGATTTTAACGCCGTATCTTTAGAAATAAAAGAAAAAATGCAAAATAAAATCATCGTGGCTTTATTTTTTGAAAATTCCACCAGAACGGTGTCTAGTTTTGAAATCGCAAGCTTGAGATTGGGGGCAAAAATCGTGAAATTAAACATGCAAACAAGCTCCGCTTCAAAGGGTGAAACCCTAACAGACACTTTTAAAAATATCCATGCCATGCAGCCTGACGCTATCATCACACGGCATGCTTTTTCAAGCGCGCCTTTTAAATTAGCCGAATTTTCACAATGCCCCTTGATTAACGCAGGAAGTGGCGTGAGCGCTCACCCTACCCAAGCGTTATTGGACTTGCTCACCCTTTATCAGCATTTTGGCAGTTTAGAAAATTTAAAAGGGAAAAAAATCGCTTTCATAGGCGATGTGAAAAATTCCAGAGTGGCTAATAGCAACATTAAATTACTCCAAAGGCTAGGGCTTGAGATCATGCTGTGCGCCCCAAGTTCCATGCTCCCTAGCGTTTCTTTAAAAACGACGCATAACATTGAAGAAGCGATAGAATTTGCAGACATTTTAATGAGTTTGAGGACTCAAACCGAACGGCACAACGCGCCCATTTTTGCGAGCTTGAAAGATTATGGCAACGCTTATTGCATCACCCAAAAACGCCTAGAGGCTCATGCTAAAAATAAAGAGATCATTATTTTACACCCAGGCCCGGTGCATAGGGACATTGATATAGAAAGCGCGGTGTTAGAAGATAAGCGATCTAAAGTTTTAGAGCAAGTCAAAAACGGCGTGGCGATGCGCATGGCGGTGTTGGAGTTTTTGCTATTAGACTGA
- the hofB gene encoding outer membrane beta-barrel protein HofB, translating to MKNSVPLKNQVFCGLYVLSLSASLQAFDYKIEVLAESFSKVGFNKKKIDISRGIYPTETFVTAVGQGNIYADFLSKGLKDQGHVLEGKVGGTIGGVAYDSTKFNQGGSVIYNYIGYWDGYLGGKRALLDGTSIHECALGSDGKVIDSIACGNARANKIRRNYVMNNAFLEYRYKDIFLAKGGRYQSSAPYMSSYTQGFEISVKLKDKSEGIHKLWWFSSWGRAFAYGQWIYDFYSPRTVIKNGRTLNYGIHLVDYTYERKGISISPFFQFSPGTYYSPGVVVGYDSNPNFDGVGFRSETKAYILLPVHDPLKRDTYRYAIKAGTAGQSLLIRQRFDYNEFNFGGAFYKVWKNANAYIGTTGNPLGIDFWTNSVYDIGQALSHVVTADAISGWVFGGGVHKKWLWGTLWRWTSGTLANEASAAVNVGYKISKSLTASVKLEYLGVMTHAGFMVGSYRPTPGSKALYSDRSHLMTTLSAKF from the coding sequence ATGAAAAATAGCGTGCCTTTAAAGAATCAAGTTTTTTGTGGGTTATATGTTTTAAGTTTGAGCGCTTCTTTGCAAGCGTTTGATTATAAAATTGAAGTTTTAGCGGAGTCCTTTTCTAAAGTTGGCTTTAATAAAAAAAAGATTGATATTTCTAGGGGGATTTATCCTACAGAGACTTTTGTAACCGCTGTAGGGCAAGGCAATATCTATGCGGATTTTTTATCTAAAGGTCTTAAAGATCAAGGGCATGTTTTAGAGGGAAAGGTTGGCGGAACAATCGGTGGGGTCGCTTATGATAGCACGAAATTCAATCAAGGCGGATCGGTTATTTATAACTATATCGGTTATTGGGATGGCTATTTAGGGGGTAAAAGAGCCTTGCTAGATGGCACAAGTATCCATGAGTGCGCGCTTGGGTCTGATGGCAAGGTGATTGATTCTATAGCGTGCGGGAACGCTAGGGCTAATAAAATCCGCCGTAATTATGTGATGAATAACGCTTTTTTAGAATACCGCTATAAGGATATTTTTTTAGCTAAAGGAGGGCGTTACCAATCTAGCGCTCCTTACATGAGCTCTTACACGCAAGGTTTTGAAATCAGCGTTAAGCTCAAGGATAAAAGTGAAGGGATTCATAAATTATGGTGGTTTAGCTCATGGGGTAGGGCGTTCGCTTATGGGCAATGGATTTATGATTTTTACTCTCCAAGAACCGTGATTAAAAACGGGCGCACTTTAAATTATGGTATCCATTTAGTGGATTACACTTATGAAAGAAAAGGGATTAGTATCAGCCCTTTTTTCCAATTTTCGCCCGGGACTTATTATAGCCCTGGGGTAGTTGTAGGCTATGATAGTAACCCTAATTTTGATGGCGTGGGCTTTAGATCCGAAACAAAAGCTTATATTTTGCTCCCTGTTCATGACCCCTTAAAAAGGGATACTTATCGTTACGCTATAAAAGCAGGCACCGCCGGGCAAAGCTTGCTCATTAGGCAACGATTTGACTACAATGAATTTAATTTTGGGGGAGCGTTTTATAAAGTATGGAAAAACGCAAACGCTTACATCGGCACGACAGGAAACCCTTTAGGCATTGATTTTTGGACCAATAGCGTTTATGATATAGGGCAAGCCTTAAGCCATGTGGTAACCGCTGATGCCATCTCTGGTTGGGTTTTTGGTGGGGGCGTGCATAAAAAATGGCTGTGGGGGACTTTATGGCGTTGGACTAGCGGCACTTTAGCCAATGAAGCGAGTGCGGCTGTTAATGTGGGCTATAAGATCAGTAAGAGTTTGACAGCGAGCGTGAAATTAGAATATTTGGGCGTGATGACGCATGCAGGCTTTATGGTAGGGAGTTACAGGCCCACGCCCGGCTCTAAAGCGCTTTATTCAGACAGGAGTCATTTGATGACAACTCTTAGTGCTAAATTCTAA